The genomic DNA CAGTGCCACAAGTTGCGACCGGGATCCTCTCAGCTGGGAGCGTCAGCCTCTCATCGTGCCCGCGGCACTGATCCATGGCGGAGGGCCTAGCGCAGCCGTAGCCCCCGCGGTGTCCGGGAGAAGCCGGCGTCGGCCAGCGCAGCATGGACCTGGGCCTGCTCGGCGTCAGGGGTGGGTGCCAATACCGGCTGCCCGTTGACCTTCTCGATCAACAGCGACTGCAGCCGCCCCGCGCTCACCAGGTCGGCCAGCGCACCGGCCGCCGCGCGTTGTTGTTCCGGCGTGGCGTCGAACGACAGCAACGACTTTCCGCCCCGTTCCAGGAACCACACCAACTCGCCGTCGACCAACGCCACCAGTGCGCCTGCCTTGCGGCCCGGCCGGTGGCCCGCGACCTCGGGCCAGGGGAGCGCGACGCCGTAGGGATTTCCGGGGTCGGTGGCGGCGAGCACGATGGCGGTGTAGTCGGGGCTGCTCTGGTCGACATTGTCGAGGTAGTTGCGCAGCCGGTCCACCGTTGACGCCACTGCGAACTGTGCACCACCAAGCGATTCGATGAAATACCCGCGCTGGCAGCGGCCGGCTTCCTCGAAAGCCGTCAACACCTTGTACAGCGTGGCGAACCCGCCGGGCAGGCCGTCGGCCGCGCCGCGGGTGACGACGCCGTAGCGGTTCAGCAGCAGCTCGGCCTGAAAGTGCGCCCGCGTCGTGGATTCCGGCTCGGCGGGTGGCAGGGCCGACCACCGGCCGGCGACCGTCGGGTCGACGGTGCGGGTCTGCGGCCGGGCGACGCTGTAGCGGCTGAGCCGGGGCGGGCGCTGCTGCCGTTGCCGGTGCGCACCTCCTGGTTTGCGTCCCGCGTTGCCGAGCAGCGCCCGCACCGGGGCGAAGGTGTCGCCGGTGACCCAGCCGGCCCAGATCAGTTCCCACAGAGCCTGTTTCGTGTCGGTGCCGTCTTCGGCCGCCAGCTGCCGGAAGAAGTACGCCCCACCGCTGCCGAGTGTGTCGAGCAGCTCGCGATGCGTGTCGGTGAACTCGATCTCGGTGCCCGGCGCCAGCGAAAGCGGCGCGGTGTCGGCACGGTGGAACACGACCCAGCCGTCGTTGCTACCGATCTGACCGGCGCCAGACCACATGACCTCACCGGAGGCCAGGAGTTCGTCAAGCATCGCCGGCTGGTAGTCCGAGACCCGCTGGCCGAACACGAGCGGCTCGACCGCCGACGCCGGAATCGGCACGCCGGCAAGCTGTTCGATGACCGAGGCCAGGCCGTCGATGCCGCGGGCGTCGCCGAATTGCTGCCAGGCCGGCAGGAACCGGGCGTATGCGGCGGTGCTCACCGGTTCGATCTGGGCCCGCAGCGCGGCCAGCGAACGGCGCCGCAGAATCTTCAGAACCGTGGCGTCACACCACTGTTGGTCGACGCTGTCCGGAAGATCAGTGAATTCACCGCGGATGAGCTTGCCGTCCAACACCATCCGGCTGAGGGCATCTGCAGTCACGCGGTGGCCCAGGCCGAACCGGCTAGCGGCCTGGGTCGTCGTGAACGGCCCGTTGGTCCTGGCGTAGCGGCCGAGCAATTCACCCAGCGGGTCGGACACCGCGGCGGTGAAACTGGCCGGCACGCCGACCGGCACCGCAACGCCGAGCCCGTCGCGCAGCAGACCCATGTCTTCGACCGCGGCCCACCAGCTCTGGCCGGCGAAGGTCACCGAGACGGCGCGCTTGGCGGCCTGTAGCGTGGCGCACCAGGCCTCGACATCGCTTGCGGTGCAACGCTGCCGGAGTTCCTCGGTACTGAGCGGACCGAGCAGTCGCAGGAGGTCGGCGATGCCCTCGGCGTCGCGGGCGGCCCGGTCTTCGGTCAGATGCTGCAACTGACGGATGGTCGACGCCACGACATCGGGATCGAGCAGTTCGCGCAGTTCGACGCGGCCCAGGAGCTCGGCCAGCAGGGTGGCGTCCAATGACAGTGCGGCAGCCCGCCGTTCGGCGAGTGGACTGTCGCCCTCGTACATGAATGCACCGACGTAGCCGAACAGCAGCGAGGCGGCGAACGGTGATGGCGTGGCGGTCTGCACGTCGAGCACCCGGATCCGTCGTTGCGCGACGCGGCGCATCAACTCGATGAGCATCGGGACGTCGTAGACGTCCTGCAGGCACTCGCGCACCGTCTCCAGCACGATCGGGAAATCCGGGTACTTGCGGGCGATGTCCAGCAATTGGGCGGCGCGCTGCCGCTGATGCCACAGCGGCGACCGCTTGCCGGGATGGCGCCGCGGTAGCAGCAGCGCCCGCGCCGCACACTCGCGGAAGCGGGAGGCGAAGAGTGCGGACCCGCCGACCTCGGCGGTGACGATGGGCTCGATCTCATCGGCTTCGAAGACGAAAATGTCCGCGCCGGGCGGATTTTCCCCGGTGTCGGGCAGCCGGAGCACGATGCCGTCGTCGGATGCGGTGGGCTTCTCGTCGATGCCGTACCGCTCCATGATCCTCCGACCGACGGCCAGTGCCAGCGGACCGTGGACCCGCAGCCCGTAGGGGGAGTGCAGGACGATCCGCCAGTCACCGAGCTCGTCGCGGAACCGTTCCACCACGAAGGTGGTGTCGGTGGGCACGGTGCCGGTGGCCTGCCGCTGCTCGTCGAGCAGCTGCCACAGGTTGTCGGTGGCGTAGTCGTTGAACCCCATTGTGCTGCAGTACTCGTCGAATTCGGCGCGCGGCAGTCCAGCGAGCTTTCCGGTGAAGGCGCCGATCGCGGCGCCCAGCTCGGCGGGCCGGCCGACGGCGTCACCGCGCCAGAACGGCAACCGCGCGGGCTGGCCGGGCGCGGGCAGCACCAGCACCCGGTCGTGGGTGATCTCGGTGATGCGCCAGCTGGTAGCGCCGAGGGAGATGACGTCACCGGGCCGCGACTCGTAGACCATCTCCTCATCGAGTTCGCCCACCCGCGAGGGCTTTTCATCGCCGGTGGCCAGGTAGACGGTGAACATGCCGCGGTCCGGGATCGCGCCGCCGGAGGTGACGGCCAGCCGCTGCGCGCCGGGCCGGGCGGTCAGGGTGCCGTTGTCGCGGTCGTAGACCAGACGCGGCCGCAGCTCGGCGAACTCGGTCGACGGGTACTTGCCGGCCAGCAGGTCGAGCGTCGCTTCGAATGCGCTGCGCGGCAAGGCGGCGAACGGTGCGCTGCGGCGGACCGCGTCGAACCAGCGGTCGGCGTCGAGCGGTTCGAGAGCCGCCGCCGCGACCGTGTGCTGGGCCAGCACGTCGAGTGGATTGGTGGGTACCTGCAGCGTCTCGATCTCGCCGGCGCGCATCCGCTGCACGGTGACGGCGCAGTCGATCAGGTCGGTGCGGTGCTTGGGCAGCAGCACGCCCTCGGAGATCTCACCGACCTGGTGGCCGGCGCGGCCGATGCGCTGCAGACCACTGGCCACCGAGGGCGGCGCCTCCACCTGGATGACCAGATCGACGGCGCCCATGTCGATACCGAGCTCCAAGCTCGAGGTGGCGACGACGGCTTTGAGCCGGCCGCTCTTGAGATCCTCTTCGACCTGCGCCCGGGCCTCCTTGCTGACCGAACCATGGTGGGCCTTGGCCAGCAGGCTCGGCGCGCCGAACGTCTGCCCGCTGCCCATGAGGTTGGCCGGCGCGCCCCCGCCGACCTGCGAGTTGCGTTCATTGGGCAACTCGATGCCCGAGCGGGCGGCGTGAATCTCGTTGAGCCGTGCGGTGAGCCGTTCGGCCAGCCGCCGGGAGTTGGCGAAAACCAGCGACGAATTGTGCGACTCGATCAGGTCGACGATGCGTTCCTCGACATCGGGCCAGATGGTGCCGCCGTCGAGGTTGGCCATGTCCGGCACCGGCACCTCGACGCTCAGGTCGAAGGTCTTGGCGGCCGGTGGTTTGACGATGCTGGTGGGCGCGGCCCCCGATAGGAAACGGGCGACTTCCTCGGGCGGCTTGACGGTCGCGGACAGGCCGATCCGCTGGGCCGGCTTGTCGAGCAGCTCGTCGAGACGTTCCAGCGAGAGGGCCAGGTGTGCGCCACGTTTGGTGGCCGCGACGGCGTGCACCTCGTCGACGATGACGGTGCGTACCGTCGCCAGTGTCTCGCGGGCCGCCGACGTCAGCATGAGGAACAGCGACTCGGGAGTGGTGATCAGGATGTCCGGCGGTGTCGCGATCAGTTGGCGGCGCTGCGCCGGGGACGTGTCACCCGACCGCACGCCGACGGTGATCTCGGGTGCCGGTGCCCCGACGCGCTCCGCCACCCGCGTGATGCCGGTGAGTGGCGTCGACAGGTTGCGCTCGACGTCGACCGCGAGGGCCTTCAGCGGCGAGACGTAGAGGACTTTTGTGCCCTTGGCGCCGTTGGTGTTGGCGGGCTCCTGAGCCAGCTGATCGATGGCCCAGAGGAACGCCGCGAGTGTCTTGCCCGACCCGGTGGGCGCGATGACCAGCGTGTTGTGCCCGTCGGCGATGGCCTGCCAGGCCTGCGCCTGGGCCGGGGTGGGCGTGCTGAAGGCAGCCGCGAACCACTCCCGGGTCAGGTCACTGAACCGGGCCATCGGACTGTCCGGGGCCACGTGTCCATACTGCCTGGCGGGTCCGACAACCCCGGGCGTCCTGTGCACGATTTTCCGCGGTTGGCGCGGAAAATCGTGCACAAATCACTGGTTCAGCGTGCGCTGATACCGCCGCATGCCGGCGAGCCAGCGGTCGTAGTCGGCGCCCTTGTGCCGGTACATCTCCAGTACTTCGGGATGCGGCAGCACCAGGAACGTGCCGTCCTCGATGGCCTTGACCACGAGGGTGGCGACGTGATCAGGCCCGACGACGTTCCCCGCGTGGGTCACGGCATTGCCGGCCACCCGGATCGCGGCATCGGGAGAGTCGGTCATGCCGCGCAGCAGGGGCGTGTCGACGCCCATCGGGCAGACGCAGCTGACACCGATGCCCTGGTCGCCATAGGTGATGGTCAGCCACTCGGCGAAGCCGACGGCGGCGTGCTTGGTGACGCTGTATCCGGCGGCGCCGAGTTGGGTGAGCAGTCCGGCCGCCGACGCCACGGCGACGAAATGTCCGGCACCCCGCTCAACCCATTCGGGCACAACAGCTTTGGCGGCCCGGATGTGTGCACGCAGGTTGATGTCGATGATGCGGTCCCAGGCAGCTTCGTCGTCGCCGAGTCCCGGTTCGCCGGTGATGCCGGCGTTGGCGACGTAGATGTCGACGGGTCCGTACGCCTCGCGGGCGGCATCGAGCAGCGTCGCGATGCCGTCGACCGACGACGCGTCGGCGCCGATACCGACACCGCCGTAGCCCGCGGCCGTCTCGGCGGCGGCTGCGGCATCGATGTCGCCGGCCACGACCGACGCACCCGCGGCGGCCAGCGCCGTCGCGATGGACCTGCCGATGCCCGAGCCCGCTCCGGTGACGACAGCCACCGCACCTTCGATCTTCACGGGTTCATGTCTACCTCAGCCGAACTGCACTCCTTGAGCCAACGGCAGTTCCGAGGAGTAGTTGACGGTGTTGGTGGCCCGGCGCATGTAGGCCTTCCATGAATCGGAGCCGGATTCGCGGCCGCCGCCGGTCTGCTTCTCGCCGCCGAACGCGCCGCCGATTTCCGCGCCGGAGGTGCCGATGTTGACGTTGGCGATGCCGCAGTCCGACCCGTCGGCGGCCATGAAGCGTTCGGCCTCCCGGATGTCGGTGGTGAAGATGGCCGACGAAAGACCTTGCGGTACGGCGTTGTTGAGGGCGATGGCCTCGTCGAGGGTGTCGTAGGTCAGGACGTAGAGGATCGGCGCGAACGTCTCCTGGTGCACGATGGCCGTCTGCCCCGGCATCCGGACCACCGCCGGCGTCACGTAGTACGAGCTGGGGTGCAGCTGCACCCGCTCACCGCCGGTCACCTCGCCGCCCTCGGCGCGCGCCTGTTCCAGCGCGCCCACCATGTCGCGGTAGGACCGCTCGTGGATCAGCGGCCCGATCAGGGTGCCCTCCGCGGACGGATCACCGACCGGCAGGCTCTGGTACGCGGTGACGATCCGCTGCACCAGCGTGTCCGCCACACTGTGGTGCGCGATGACGCGGCGCAGCGTCGTGCACCGCTGGCCTGCGGTCCCGGCGGCGGCGAACACGATGCCGCGCACCGCGAGATCGAGATCGGCCGACGGCGTGACGATGGTCGCGTTGTTGCCGCCGAGCTCCAGCAGCACCTTGCCGAACCGCTGGGCCACCCGCGGGCCGATCTCCTGCCCCATCCGCACCGATCCCGTCGCGCTCAGCAGCGCGACGCGGGGGTCGTCGACCAGCTGCTCGCCGACTTCGCGGCCGCCCAGTACCAACCGGCCGACATGCGTCGGGGCGCCGACGTCGGCCGCGGCGCGCTCCAACAGCGCCTGGCAGGCGACGGCGGTCAGCGGAGTGAGTTCGGAGGGCTTCCACACCACGGTGTCGCCGCACACCAGCGCGATGGCGGCGTTCCAGGCCCAGACGGCGACGGGAAAATTGAACGCGGTGATGACACCGACGACCCCGAGCGGGTGCCAGTTCTCCATGAGCCGGTGTCCGGGCCGCTCGGAGGCGATGGTGCGCCCGTAGAGCTGGCGCGAGAGACCGACCGCGAACTGGCAGACGTCGATCATCTCCTGCACCTCGCCGAGTGCCTCCGAGGTGATCTTGCCGGCCTCGACGGTGACCAGCGTGCCCAGATCGGCCTTGTGCTCGACGAGCAGTTCGCCCAGACGGGCCACGAGTGCGCCCCGGACCGGTGCCGGTGTGGTGCGCCAGGTGGAAAACGCCTGTGCCGCCTCGGCGATCGCGGTGTCGGTTTCCTCGGCGGTGCTCTCCGGGAGCGTGAACAGCACCTCGCCGGTGATGGGCGTGCTGGCATGCAGGCCATGGGCACTGGGCTCACCCAGTGTGACGTGAGCACCGACGGCCTGTAGCGCGGTCCGCACGCGGTCGCGGAGCTGATCGGCGGTGGGCAAGAGTTGATTCTGCACAGAGGTCATGATGCCGCTTTCTCGTAGAGGTCGTAAGGGTCATGGATGTGCCGGCCGATGGCGCCCGCCATCCAGTCGAGGCTGTAGTCGCCAGTGTCGTCGGCGGCTGTCGGTTGCGCGTCCTGGTCCAGGTTCGACCGGAAGATGCCGGCCGCCGAGGCCGGCAGGAAGTCTTCGTAGACAACGGGTTTCGTGGGGTCGCCGCCGCGGTAATAGGCCAGGCCCTGCGCCGCCATCTCGGTGTCGGTGGCGGGGAAGTACCGGTCCCAGTGCTCCTGATCGGTCATCGCGACGTCGTAGCGCTCCCGGCCGGCGCGGGTCAGCGCCACCCCGCGGGCCTCGACCTCGCCGAAGCGCACCCGCAGACTGCCGTCGAACACCGTGCCGTCGGGGCCGCGAAACGTGCGTGGCTCGGCCAGAGCTCGAAACGACGTCTGCCGCAACAGCACCGGCGGCCCGTCAGTCCGGGGCGGACCCTGGATCGCGTCGATCATGGTGATGCCGCGGGTCGTCATCCGCCGGTACAGCTCGTCGATGTCGAGAACGCGCGGCGTCAGGTGGTTGATGTGGGTCGTGCTGACGCCGGCGATGTCCGCGGCGACGGCGGAGACCGCACTGAGTTCGGCGTACCAGGCCTTGTCGATCGGCATGCGGGACAACGCAAAGGCCGCGGTGCACCGGCGGACGAAATCGTCGGCATCGGCGGCCGGGCAGCCGTCGGCGGCGATCCGGCGGGCCTGGACGATCAGCGCCGGGTCGAACAGTTGGCGCTGCCCGAGGAACCGCTGCACCCGGGCCCGCAGGTCGGGGGAGAAGAAGCGGGCGTCCTCGGTCGCCAGCATCGAGGTGAACACCCGAAACGGGTTGCGGTCCAACTCTTCTGTCTCGACGGGTCGGAAGGCGGTGGAGACCACCGGCACCGGTGAGGCGGCCTCGCGCAGATCGTAGAACCCGACGGGGTACATGCCGAAAGCGGCGAAAAGAGCTGCGACGTCGGCGAGTTCGGCGGGGCTGCCGACTCTGATGGCGCCGTGCCGTTCCGCGGTGACCCGGTCGATGGAACCGAGCCGGCCGTCGGTCGCGCAGTCCCGGTTCACTGCGGTGCTGACGTCGACGAGCGTCGTGTAGGCCGGGACCTCGGTGCCGTACATGCGGGACAGCGCGGCGGCGAACGCGGCCCGCAGCTCCCACGTCTGAACCGTCATGGCAACGCCTGCGGGTAGTCTCCGGCCATGGCCGAAGCCGAGCAGCTTGACGATGTCGACCGAATCCTGGTGCGGGAGCTGATGGCCGACGGCCGCGCGACGCTGGCGCACCTCGCAACGGCGGCGGGACTGTCGGTGTCGGCGGTGCAGTCGCGGGTGCGCAGGCTCGAATCCCGCGGTGTGATCACGGGATACACGGCGCGGATCAACCCCGAGGCCGTCGGCCACATGCTGTCGGCGTTCGTCGCGATCACCCCACTCGATCCTTCCCAACCTGATGATGCCCCGGCGCGACTGCAACCCTTCCCGGAGATCGAGTCCTGCCATTCGGTGGCCGGCGAGGAGAGCTACGTCCTGCTGGTGCGGGTCGCCTCGGCGCGGGCGCTGGAGGGCCTGCTGCAGCGGATCCGCACGGTCGCCAACGTTCGCACGCGAAGCACCATCATCTTACAGACTTTTTACGATGATCAGGTGTCGCTACCGGAATAGTTCCTGTTTCGAGTCGTTCAGACTGTAAATATTGCGTTAGGATGGCGGCATGACCGCTGTTCTGACTTCTGGTGACGGGTTGTCGGCGGGCCGTGCCCGCGACGTCCGCGACGTGCTGGGGCGCAGCATCCTGACCGACGGTCTGGACCTCGTGCTCGATCTGGACCGGTCGGGTGGTTCATATCTCGTCGACGCGCGTGACGGCACCCGGTACCTCGACATGTTCACGTTCTTCGCGTCGTCGGCGCTGGGGATGAACCATCCAGCTTTGACCGACGCGGCCTTCCGCGCCGAACTGGCGCAGGCTGCGGTGAACAAGCCGAGCAACTCCGACGTCTACAGCGTGCCGATGGCGCGCTTCGTGCAGACGTTCGCGCGGGTGCTGGGTGACCCGGCGCTGCCGCATCTGTTCTTTGTCGACGGCGGGGCGCTCGCGGTGGAGAACGCGTTGAAGGTCGCCTTCGATTGGAAGAGCCGACTCAATGAATCACGCGGTATCGACGCGGCGCTGGGCACCCGGGTGCTGCACCTGCGCGGCGCCTTCCACGGCCGCAGTGGCTACACGATGTCGCTGACCAACACCGACCCCAACAAGGTGGCCCGATTCCCCAAGTTCGACTGGCCGCGCATCGACGCCCCGGTGGTGACGCCGGGCGTGGACATCGTTGCGCTGGAACAGGAATCGCTGCGTCAGGCCAGGGCGGCCTTCGAGGCGTACCCGCACGACATCGCGTGCTTCATCGCCGAGCCGATCCAGGGCGAGGGCGGTGACCGGCACATGCGCCCGGAGTTCTTCGCCGCGATGCGGGATTTGTGCCTCGAGTTCGACGCGCTGCTGATCTTCGACGAAGTGCAGACGGGCGTCGGCATGACCGGAACCGCTTGGGCCTACCAGCAACTGGGTGTCACGCCCGACGTGGTGGCCTTCGGCAAGAAGGCCCAGGTGTGTGGCGTGATGGCCGGTGGCCGCGTCGACGACGTCGCCGACAACGTCTTCCGCGTCAGCTCGCGAATCAACTCCACCTGGGGTGGCAACCTCACCGACATGGTGCGGGCCCGGCGCATCCTCGAGGTCATCGAAGCCGACGGCCTCATCGACAATGCCGTACGGATGGGCTGGTACCTGGTGGGCCAGCTGCGTTGCCTGGCAAACGAATTCCCGTCGCTGGTACTCAACCCGCGCGGGCGTGGGTTGATGTGTGCGTTCAGCATGCCGTCGGCCGCGCAGCGTGACGAGGTGATCGGGCGGCTGTGGCAGCACCACGTCATCTTGCTGGCCAGCGGCACCGACTCCGTGCGGTTCCGGCCGGCGCTGACCGTATCGCGGACCGAGATCGACGAAGCCGTCCAGGCGGTGCGGGACGTCCTAGCGGCGCTCTAGGACCTGCTGGCGGATCAAGCCGCGCAGCCGTGTCAGCTCGGTGCCGCTGACCAGGGTGCAGTCGTGCAACTCGGCCAATTTCCGTGCGGCGGGCGTGAAGTCGTTGTTGGTGACCACCATGGTGTGCGCGCAGTCCTGCATTGGCGCGCCGGCGACCACCTCTTGGACGGCGCCGGGGCCGACGGGCCGCGACAGCCTTTTGCATTGGATGGCAAGGCGATTGGGCCGCGTACCGACGATCAGGTCGACGCCCCAGTCGCCGGACAGCTCGGTCATGATGACGGGGACGCCACAGGACCGGGCGATCCGGGCGACGTAATCCTCGAACTCGGTGCCCGACATGTCGTGCACGGGATCCTCGTGGCGGCTCGGAGTGCGCATTCCGGTGACGACGTGCGGAATGGCGGCGAGCAGCAGTGGCACGCCGACGGCTGTGGCCAGCGCCGGTTCCCACGTCCAGCCGTGCAGATACGCTGCGCCGCCCGATATCAGGCCGGCCGCGCCCAAGAGTTTCATCCGCACGCCAGGCATCGTAGGGCCAACCCCTGACAGGTCTTTACAGGATGCCGTCGGTTTACTACCGTGCGTAGTAGAGGTGATCCGTATGACTGGTGACTCCAGGAATTGGCAACGTAACTTCGATTGGGCCGCAGGCTTTTTGGCGGTCGCGCTGCTGCTGCACGGCGCCGACCACATGCGGCGGGGGATGAACGTCATCCCGCCGGCGGTGATGGTGGGCGGCACGCTGCAGCTGATCTTCGCGGCGGTCACGATCGCGATGGTGTTCAGGCGGAACCGGTGGGCACCGCTGGCGGCCGTCGGGATCGGCTACGCCGGCGCGGTGGGATTCACTGCGGCGCACCTGCTTCCGAAATGGGGATTCTTCAGCGACAGCTTCTTGGGTGCGCCGCCGTGGGCGCGCGTGACGGCGTTCTCGTGGGTGACCGCGATTCTGGAGATCGCGGCGAACCTGATCTTCGGGACGATCGGGCTCGTGTTGCTGAAGGCGCGTACCGCGGCCCCAAGTGCAATCTGAGGGTTGCACCAAGTGACGCAGGTGTGCAACTGTGGAGTTGCACTTACCGTCGCTCGAAGGGGAATCATGGACACTCTCGACATCACCCGCACCATCGACATCGCCGCGCCGATCCAGCGGGTCTGGGACGCCCTGACGAAAGCCGAGCTCATCGCGCAATGGTTCGGTGACGCGGCCGAACTCGAGGCGATCCCGGGTGGCACCGGCTTCTTCGGCTGGAATGCCCACGGCAAGTTCCGGGTCGTGGTCGAAAGCGCGGAGGCTCCGCACACGCTGGTCTATCGGTGGGCGCACCGTGAAACGGATGCCGACCCGACTCCGCAGAACTCGACTGTCGTGCGCTTCGACCTCACCGAGATCGACGGCGGCACCCGGCTCGACCTGCGCGAGACGGGCTTCGAGAACCTGGCCGATCCGCAGACCGCGCACGCCGAGAACAGTGGCGGCTGGACCGCGGAACTCGACGACCTGGTGGCGTACCTGCAGGCGGCGGTGTGACCGACACCCGCATGCCGGCGGTGCTGGCGGTGCTCGCCGACGAGACCCGGTGGCGCATCCTGACCGAGTTGGGGGCCGACGACCTCTCGGCGAGCGCCCTGGCCGGCCGGCTGCCGGTGAGTCGGCAGGCCATCGCGAAGCACCTGTCGGTGCTGGCCGATGCGGGGCTGGTCGAGCCCGTCAAAGTGGGCCGGGAGATTCGCTACCGCGCGCTGGGGGCCAAGCTCAGTGCGCTCGGCAACGAGCTGGAAACCCTTGGCAGGCAATGGGATCGGCGTCTCGCCGCGATCAAACGGATCGCCGAGGGCCCACTGGCGCCCTAGCGTCCACCAGGCGCATACTGGGGTTGGCGGTGATATTGATGCTCAGCCCGACAACCGATCGATTCCGCGACGACGATCCCAGCGTGCATCAGGCCGCGCGGTTCGGTCTGGTGATG from Mycolicibacterium phocaicum includes the following:
- a CDS encoding SRPBCC family protein — its product is MDTLDITRTIDIAAPIQRVWDALTKAELIAQWFGDAAELEAIPGGTGFFGWNAHGKFRVVVESAEAPHTLVYRWAHRETDADPTPQNSTVVRFDLTEIDGGTRLDLRETGFENLADPQTAHAENSGGWTAELDDLVAYLQAAV
- a CDS encoding ArsR/SmtB family transcription factor, giving the protein MPAVLAVLADETRWRILTELGADDLSASALAGRLPVSRQAIAKHLSVLADAGLVEPVKVGREIRYRALGAKLSALGNELETLGRQWDRRLAAIKRIAEGPLAP